Proteins from a single region of Perognathus longimembris pacificus isolate PPM17 chromosome 27, ASM2315922v1, whole genome shotgun sequence:
- the Smim10l1 gene encoding small integral membrane protein 10-like protein 1, which translates to MAPSPSSPGPAPVPVPAALRPAPPAAAPTSYGVFCKGLSRTLLAFFELAWQLRASFPYVYVAGSVVLNVRLQVHI; encoded by the coding sequence ATGGCGCCCTCGCCGTCTTCACCGGGCCCGGCCCCGGTCCCGGTCCCCGCGGCCCTGCGACCCGCGCCCCCGGCGGCCGCCCCCACGTCGTACGGCGTCTTCTGCAAAGGGCTCTCCCGTACCCTGCTCGCCTTCTTCGAGCTGGCCTGGCAGCTGCGCGCGAGCTTCCCTTACGTCTACGTGGCGGGCTCCGTGGTGCTCAACGTCCGCCTGCAGGTACACATCTAG
- the LOC125342743 gene encoding taste receptor type 2 member 19-like, whose protein sequence is MNFLECLAFFLVIAAFVIGILANVFIALVNCIDWTKRKKISSADGILTGLAISRTGLLWVIVMGSYLTLFNTRISRKQVTLAHHVAWVVSNHLSIWLATILSIFYLLKIANFSSLLFLQLKRRVESIIFVLLLGMLLFLSLNFTMEYVGNTLVDRYDEGNMTWKSQLKDMIQLSSLTVFTLENSVPFFTSLVCVLLLIYSLCKHLRKMKLYGKGAQDSSTKVHVKALQTMASFLLLFAVYTFSVTTLGWYFNKPPNESFYLLCRAASSIYPSGHSCVLIWANKKLKQAFLSVVCWVRCWLKEWKRLSP, encoded by the coding sequence ATGAATTTCCTAGAATGCCTTGCTTTCTTCTTAGTAATAGCAGCATTTGTCATTGGAATCTTAGCCAATGTCTTCATAGCTTTAGTGAACTGCATTGACTGGACCAAGAGAAAAAAGATCTCCTCCGCTGATGGAATTCTCACTGGTCTAGCTATCTCCAGGACTGGCTTGCTTTGGGTAATAGTAATGGGGAGTTATTTGACTCTGTTCAATACAAGAATATCTAGGAAACAAGTAACACTTGCTCACCATGTTGCCTGGGTGGTAAGTAACCATCTTAGTATTTGGCTTGCGACAATACTAAGCatattttatttgctcaagatAGCTAATTTCTCCAGTCTTCTATTTCTTCAACTGAAGAGGAGAGTTGAGAGTATTATTTTTGTGTTATTGTTGGGgatgttgttatttttgtcaCTTAATTTTACAATGGAATATGTGGGAAATACGTTGGTGGATAGATATGATGAAGGAAACATGACATGGAAGAGCCAACTGAAGGACATGATACAGCTTTCCAGTCtgactgtatttactcttgaaaaCAGCGTCCCCTTCTTCACATCGCTGGTCTGTGTTTTGCTGTTAATCTATTCCCTGTGCAAACATCTCAGGAAGATGAAGCTTTATGGCAAAGGAGCTCAAGATTCCAGCACCAAGGTCCATGTGAAGGCCTTGCAAACTATGGCctcctttctcttgctctttgCAGTGTACACCTTCTCTGTAACCACATTAGGCTGGTATTTTAATAAGCCACCTAATGAATCATTCTATTTGCTTTGCAGGGCTGCTAGTAGCATCTATCCTTCAGGCCATTCATGTGTCCTTATTTGGGCAAACAAGAAGCTGAAACAGGCCTTTCTGTCTGTGGTATGTTGGGTGAGGTGCTGGCTGAAAGAATGGAAACGATTGAGTCCATAG
- the LOC125342744 gene encoding taste receptor type 2 member 140-like, whose translation MSGVLQIMFMLALSVELLIGLLGNGFMVLVTSMDWRKSRKISPVDQILLALAISRFALLFSLLLNILMSTLCPALMVTTTMLRINSTTWTVTNHFSNWLATSLGIFYFLKIANFSNSVFLYLKWRVRKVVSGAVLVSLTLLFLNIIVIKTQAGDIWTDEYPSNATYGLSSNKSVQFPILVLYNNTVFTLIPFTVSLVTFLLLIFSLWKHHQAMQHRGRVPRDASTLAHIQALYMVVAFLLLYAVFFLSLLLHFWNFKFLHENAIVLLLEVIATAFPSGHSIVLILATRKLRGTFLPMLCTPCWGT comes from the coding sequence ATGAGTGGTGTCCTTCAGATCATGTTTATGCTTGCTTTAAGTGTGGAACTCCTCATAGGATTGTTAGGAAATGGATTCATGGTGCTGGTGACCTCCATGGACTGGAGGAAGAGTAGGAAGATCTCTCCAGTGGATCAAATCCTCCTGGCTTTAGCAATCTCCAGATTTGCTCTGCTGTTTTCTCTCCTCCTGAATATCCTGATGTCCACGCTGTGCCCGGCTTTGATGGTGACTACAACAATGCTAAGAATAAATAGCACCACCTGGACCGTGACTAACCATTTCAGCAACTGGCTTGCCACCAGCCTCGGcatcttttattttctcaagataGCCAACTTTTCCAACTCTGTTTTCCTTTATCTAAAGTGGAGAGTTAGAAAGGTGGTGTCAGGGGCAGTGCTGGTGTCTCTGACCCTCTTGTTTTTAAACATTATAGTTATAAAAACACAGGCTGGTGATATCTGGACTGATGAGTATCCGAGCAATGCCACCTATGGCCTTAGTTCAAATAAGTCTGTTCAATTTCCCATACTTGTGTTATATAACAACACAGTGTTCACACTTATACCCTTTACCGTGTCCCTGGTGACATTTCTCCTGCTGATCTTCTCTCTGTGGAAACATCATCAAGCAATGCAGCACCGTGGCCGTGTACCCAGGGACGCCAGCACCCTGGCCCATATCCAAGCCTTGTACATGGTGGTCGCCTTCCTCCTCCTGTATGCcgttttcttcctgtctcttctttTGCATTTCTGGAACTTCAAGTTCTTGCACGAGAACGCGATCGTTTTGCTTTTGGAAGTCATCGCAACAGCCTTTCCCTCGGGCCACTCGATCGTCCTGATTCTGGCAACCCGAAAACTGCGGGGCACCTTTCTTCCCATGCTTTGTACCCCATGCTGGGGTACATAA
- the LOC125342745 gene encoding taste receptor type 2 member 125-like — translation MGNILAGIFAIIFVVGFVIGGSVNVLIPLVSYRDWVRRRKMASVDQILMALAISRLSLLWVAIVSVLTLFLCPTLEILRHVMRILNTIWVVANHFSLWFATSLSIFYFLKIANFSNSLFLHLKWKVEKVVSMTPLVSLFFLVLNIVYADKKIDVWISRFLTYNSSRENSTQITVILLLSNSVFLLLPFMASLMAFLLLAFSLWKHLKKMQHATTGARDASTMAHVKALRTVMSSLLLYAIFLLSVVIEFLCFMFLGSDLVVCFDHGYLVTFHSWHSLVLILENKKLRQAILLVLSKLKCRAKGLEVSGPS, via the coding sequence ATGGGTAACATCTTGGCAGGCATCTTTGCAATCATTTTTGTTGTGGGATTTGTAATAGGAGGCTCAGTGAATGTACTCATACCCCTGGTGAGCTACCGGGACTGGGTCAGGAGAAGAAAGATGGCTTCTGTGGACCAAATCCTCATGGCACTGGCCATTTCCAGACTCAGTCTTCTCTGGGTAGCAATCGTAAGTGTGCTAACACTTTTCCTGTGCCCAACTTTGGAAATATTGCGACATGTGATGAGAATCCTTAATACCATCTGGGTAGTGGCCAATCACTTCAGCCTCTGGTTTGCCACAAGCCTCAGCATCTTCTATTTCCTCAAGATAGCAAACTTTTCCAACTCTCTTTTTCTCCATCTAAAGTGGAAGGTTGAAAAAGTAGTTTCGATGACACCGCTGGTGTCTCTGTTCTTCTTGGTTCTAAATATTGTATATGCTGACAAAAAGATTGATGTCTGGATCAGTAGGTTTCTGACTTATAATTCCAGTCGGGAAAACTCCACGCAAATAACCGTCATCCTCTTGCTCAGTAATTCTGTGTTCCTGCTTCTTCCTTTTATGGCATCCTTGATGGCATTTCTTCTGCTGGCCTTCTCTTTGTGGAAACACCTCAAGAAGATGCAGCATGCCACTACCGGAGCCAGAGACGCCAGCACCATGGCCCATGTCAAAGCCTTGAGAACCGTCATGTCCTCTCTGCTCCTGTACGCCATATTCTTACTCTCTGTTGTTATAgaatttttgtgttttatgtttctGGGGAGCGATCTGGTCGTTTGTTTTGATCACGGTTATTTAGTGACTTTCCATTCCTGGCACTCGCTTGTCTTGATTCTTGAAAACAAGAAGCTGAGACAGGCCATTCTATTGGTGTTGTCAAAGCTGAAGTGCAGGGCCAAAGGTCTGGAAGTCTCAGGACCGTCCTGA